From Neisseria musculi, the proteins below share one genomic window:
- a CDS encoding type II toxin-antitoxin system RelE/ParE family toxin, with amino-acid sequence MYAIVYEAEAQADLLAILSYYADEGGMALVENIGSRIETALAGLAYLPYRSIESSLVHGAREFILNNLPYKAFLVIDETEKTVYVLNIVHTARQFP; translated from the coding sequence ATGTATGCAATTGTTTATGAAGCTGAAGCACAAGCGGATTTGCTCGCCATTCTTTCCTACTATGCCGATGAAGGCGGTATGGCATTGGTGGAAAACATCGGCAGCCGCATAGAAACGGCATTGGCCGGATTGGCTTATCTGCCTTACCGCAGCATTGAAAGCAGTTTGGTTCACGGAGCAAGGGAATTTATCCTAAACAATCTGCCGTATAAAGCGTTTTTAGTGATAGATGAAACCGAAAAAACCGTTTATGTGTTGAATATCGTACATACCGCCCGACAGTTTCCCTAA
- a CDS encoding LexA family protein, producing MEAKTIGERIRKMRKERNLTQQDLARKLKDVSHVAISQWESNTTKPNAENLYELSTLFGCDFGWLLKGEDGGSTNVKIIPNVFAVQIPILRYEDIREFDVAHPLISITGEYIMTDIQSSTSTFALKLKDDSMRPAFSDGDVIIIDPLENPDPGEFVLAQVGNDILFRKYRIDNLDKFSLRPLDSDYPVISSSEAKIKIIGTLVEHRIYRRKR from the coding sequence GTGGAAGCGAAAACTATCGGAGAGCGAATCCGAAAAATGCGAAAAGAGAGGAATTTGACTCAGCAAGATTTGGCAAGAAAGCTGAAAGATGTATCACACGTTGCCATTTCACAATGGGAGTCAAATACAACCAAACCAAATGCAGAGAATCTGTATGAGCTGTCAACTTTATTTGGTTGTGATTTTGGGTGGTTGCTAAAAGGTGAAGATGGGGGATCTACGAATGTCAAAATAATTCCAAATGTTTTTGCTGTACAAATTCCCATCTTGCGCTATGAAGATATCCGAGAGTTTGATGTGGCTCATCCTCTTATATCAATAACAGGAGAGTACATCATGACTGATATTCAAAGTTCGACATCCACCTTTGCTCTTAAACTCAAAGATGATTCAATGAGACCTGCATTTTCAGACGGAGATGTTATTATCATCGATCCTTTAGAAAATCCCGATCCGGGGGAGTTTGTACTGGCGCAAGTTGGAAACGATATTCTGTTTAGAAAGTACAGGATTGACAATCTTGATAAATTCAGCCTTCGACCACTTGATTCAGATTATCCGGTAATTTCATCAAGTGAAGCCAAAATTAAAATTATCGGTACTTTAGTTGAACATAGAATCTACAGAAGGAAGCGCTAA
- a CDS encoding type II toxin-antitoxin system Phd/YefM family antitoxin: MRTMTASNAQNNFGDLLDTVRREPVLLTKNKRPVGVFVSLEDLQGTYLAEMLIEKEGGYDEWVQAKVGKSLARFQKDGTRGKAAADAHTDALDNIRNKLQNR; the protein is encoded by the coding sequence ATGCGTACCATGACAGCCAGTAATGCCCAAAACAACTTCGGAGATCTGCTGGATACCGTCCGCCGCGAGCCGGTGCTGCTGACTAAAAACAAACGGCCTGTAGGCGTGTTTGTTTCTTTAGAAGACTTGCAGGGGACTTATTTGGCCGAGATGCTGATAGAGAAAGAAGGAGGATACGATGAATGGGTGCAGGCCAAGGTCGGGAAATCTTTGGCGCGTTTTCAAAAGGACGGCACCCGGGGAAAAGCCGCTGCCGATGCCCATACCGATGCCTTGGACAATATCCGCAATAAACTGCAAAACCGTTGA
- a CDS encoding DUF29 domain-containing protein encodes MTTSYDTDFAAWAAEQAGLLRAGLVDKIDFRNLAEEIEDMGKSEQRALESRLQVLICHLLKWKFQPERRGNSWKATIKEQRSRVSDLFDESPSLRGKINQDAFFAKVWKYGVTSAVKETDLEESVFPESPVWSIVDVLNNDFLPD; translated from the coding sequence ATGACGACTTCTTACGACACCGATTTTGCCGCATGGGCCGCCGAACAGGCAGGGCTGCTGCGCGCCGGTTTGGTGGACAAAATCGACTTTAGAAACTTGGCCGAGGAAATCGAAGATATGGGCAAAAGCGAGCAGCGGGCTTTGGAAAGCCGTTTGCAGGTTTTAATCTGCCATCTGCTGAAATGGAAGTTCCAGCCGGAGCGGCGGGGCAACTCCTGGAAAGCGACTATTAAAGAACAAAGATCAAGGGTGAGCGATCTTTTTGACGAATCCCCCAGCTTAAGGGGAAAAATCAATCAAGATGCTTTTTTTGCGAAAGTTTGGAAGTATGGCGTTACCTCTGCCGTAAAAGAAACCGATTTGGAAGAGTCTGTTTTCCCCGAATCGCCCGTTTGGAGTATTGTCGATGTTCTCAACAACGATTTTCTGCCCGACTGA
- a CDS encoding relaxase/mobilization nuclease domain-containing protein, translating to MHRKIDDWFLGYKTRAVKAKKDGGLYFGNGRRSSAKPLKPGSGLANLRAAALKHPEVMVKIPKRLSSNSKGMRGVRNHLDYVSRNGEVPLETQSGEKLHGKRAVRGFADDWRKLGIPEESKHKEALNIVLSMPEGTPPEAVLNAARSFAAEQFAGHHYVFGLHHDSRDPDEPKHPHVHLCVLMRDGFGQRLNPRKADLFEWRVRFAEKLREEGVLCAATKRIHRGKTQKPENSLLRAMRRRGVLSNAARQQAAELMEALKNSDRPKHPFLKETLRTRGIVLEQYGQIAKELYKMGHKTEARIIGKLAKDVAGQDFTTKAQNQYDNIRARRPAIGPLQQQPAAEKAKQDKDIQR from the coding sequence ATGCACCGTAAAATAGATGACTGGTTTTTGGGCTATAAAACCCGTGCCGTTAAAGCCAAAAAAGATGGCGGGCTGTATTTCGGCAACGGCCGCCGCAGCAGTGCCAAGCCTTTGAAGCCCGGCAGCGGTTTGGCCAACCTGCGCGCTGCCGCGCTCAAACACCCGGAGGTGATGGTCAAAATCCCCAAACGGCTGAGCAGTAACTCAAAAGGAATGCGCGGCGTGCGCAACCACCTGGACTATGTGTCGCGCAACGGCGAAGTGCCGTTGGAAACGCAGTCCGGCGAAAAACTGCACGGCAAACGTGCGGTTAGGGGTTTTGCCGATGATTGGCGCAAACTGGGCATTCCCGAAGAGAGCAAGCATAAAGAGGCGCTGAATATCGTGCTGTCGATGCCCGAAGGCACGCCGCCGGAGGCGGTGTTGAACGCCGCCCGCAGCTTCGCGGCCGAGCAGTTCGCCGGGCATCATTATGTGTTCGGCCTGCACCACGACAGCCGCGATCCCGATGAACCGAAACACCCCCACGTCCACCTGTGCGTACTGATGCGCGACGGGTTCGGGCAGCGGCTCAACCCGCGCAAAGCCGACCTGTTCGAGTGGCGCGTGCGCTTTGCCGAAAAGCTGCGCGAAGAAGGGGTGTTGTGCGCGGCCACCAAGCGCATACACCGGGGCAAAACGCAAAAGCCCGAAAACAGCCTGCTGCGTGCCATGCGCCGGCGCGGCGTGCTCTCCAATGCGGCAAGACAGCAGGCTGCTGAATTGATGGAAGCGTTGAAAAACAGCGACCGCCCCAAGCATCCTTTCTTGAAGGAAACCCTACGCACACGCGGCATCGTGCTCGAACAATACGGGCAAATCGCCAAAGAGCTGTACAAGATGGGACATAAAACCGAAGCCCGTATCATCGGCAAACTGGCAAAAGACGTGGCCGGGCAGGACTTCACGACCAAAGCACAGAACCAATACGACAATATCCGCGCCCGCCGCCCCGCCATCGGGCCACTGCAACAGCAGCCGGCAGCGGAGAAAGCCAAACAGGATAAGGATATTCAGCGTTGA
- a CDS encoding AbrB/MazE/SpoVT family DNA-binding domain-containing protein, translated as MKLQKWGNSAAVRFPKEIISRLGLEIGDELQTEIQGQTIMIKAAKRPKYKLSDLLAEMPEGAPRVAGWDEMSDVGREVAK; from the coding sequence ATGAAATTGCAGAAATGGGGAAACAGCGCGGCAGTGCGCTTTCCGAAAGAGATTATCAGCCGGCTCGGGTTGGAAATCGGCGATGAATTACAAACCGAAATTCAGGGGCAAACGATTATGATTAAAGCGGCCAAACGCCCCAAATACAAACTGTCCGACCTGCTGGCAGAAATGCCCGAAGGCGCGCCCCGTGTCGCAGGCTGGGATGAAATGTCCGATGTCGGCAGGGAGGTGGCGAAATAA
- a CDS encoding type II toxin-antitoxin system RelE/ParE family toxin, which produces MQVILTGKAVDDLNRLYRFLAAKNPAAAAKAVGAIKSALNELAVFPAQGRYFDDVYREWPIPFGSRGYLVLYRIEADTVFIVALRHQLEERYS; this is translated from the coding sequence ATGCAGGTGATACTGACCGGGAAAGCGGTTGATGACCTGAACCGGCTGTATCGGTTTCTCGCAGCAAAGAATCCTGCAGCGGCGGCAAAAGCCGTCGGCGCAATCAAATCGGCATTGAATGAGTTGGCCGTATTCCCCGCACAGGGGCGGTATTTCGATGATGTGTACCGTGAATGGCCGATACCGTTCGGCAGCAGGGGTTATTTGGTGTTGTACCGCATTGAAGCGGATACGGTTTTTATCGTGGCTCTGCGTCATCAACTGGAAGAGCGGTATTCGTGA
- a CDS encoding IS1595 family transposase, protein MRKSRLSQYKQNKLIELFVAGVTARTAAQLVSVNKNTAAYYFHRLRLLIYHNSPHLEMLDGEVEVDESYFGGQRKGKRGRGAAGKVAVFGLLKRNGKVYTVAVPNTQTATLLPIIREQVKPDSIVYTDCYKSYDVLDVSEFSHFRINHSTHFAERQNHINGIENFWNQAKRHLRKFNGIPKEHFELYLKECEWRFNNSEIKFQISILKQLVKQDLF, encoded by the coding sequence ATGAGAAAAAGTCGTTTAAGTCAGTACAAGCAAAACAAACTGATTGAACTATTTGTTGCAGGTGTTACCGCTCGCACAGCGGCGCAATTAGTTAGCGTCAATAAAAATACCGCTGCCTATTACTTCCACCGTTTGCGCTTACTTATCTATCACAACAGCCCGCATCTGGAAATGCTTGATGGTGAAGTAGAAGTTGATGAAAGCTATTTTGGCGGACAACGCAAAGGCAAACGTGGTCGCGGTGCGGCTGGCAAAGTGGCTGTATTCGGGCTTTTGAAGCGTAATGGTAAGGTTTACACCGTTGCCGTACCCAATACACAAACTGCGACTTTATTGCCAATTATCCGCGAGCAGGTGAAGCCTGACAGCATTGTTTATACCGATTGTTACAAAAGTTATGACGTTCTTGATGTGAGCGAATTTTCACATTTTCGGATCAATCACAGCACACATTTTGCTGAGCGACAAAATCACATTAACGGAATTGAGAACTTTTGGAACCAAGCAAAACGCCATTTACGCAAGTTTAACGGCATTCCCAAAGAGCATTTTGAACTGTATTTGAAAGAGTGTGAATGGCGTTTTAACAACAGTGAGATAAAATTTCAAATTTCTATTTTAAAACAATTAGTAAAGCAGGATTTGTTCTAG
- a CDS encoding type II toxin-antitoxin system RelE/ParE family toxin, whose translation MDKLLDARKDFAGMYSAQKAFQEIERLLDLAASQPYMGKPGMIENTRELYPLRYRIVYTVSEKHLTVVAVLPQWQKWPDE comes from the coding sequence TTGGACAAGTTATTGGATGCCCGAAAAGATTTTGCAGGTATGTATTCCGCACAAAAAGCTTTTCAGGAGATTGAGCGGCTGTTGGATTTGGCCGCTTCGCAACCGTACATGGGCAAGCCGGGTATGATTGAAAACACCCGCGAGCTTTATCCGTTGCGCTACCGCATCGTTTACACGGTATCAGAAAAACACCTGACCGTTGTTGCTGTACTACCCCAATGGCAAAAATGGCCAGATGAGTAA
- a CDS encoding DNA cytosine methyltransferase: MTKQYTLDLRYKQIGDLFAGGGGASCAIEQATGLYVDFAVNHDGQAVSMHAANHPQTIHYQTDVYEVDPYLACRGRPVGLLHLSPDCTHLSPDCTHLSPDCTHLSPDCTHHSQAAGGQPRDNATRSLSWVGKHWAAQVRPDIITLENVEQITRWGRLVAKRDKATGRVIKLDKTVAAPGERVPVQQQYLVPDPKHAGERWRKFIRELEKLGYTVEWRTLVAADYGAPTTRKRLFMVARCDGQPIVWPEPTHYKNPKKGQQKWRSAAECIDWSVSGKSIFGREKPPAEATMRRIAGGIRKFVLDNPEPFIVKFRSGSAGSAIDQPLPAITGGGHPKRPAGGAHALDVAEPILAPIVTTRSHGDDSKRWGHGSKSVHEPFGTICAQVNGDHSYVSAVLVNAAHGEGSGRTKRRGIGSRDITDALGTVTASGCGGHAVAAAYLMQANGGFNTVPGKEASEPMTTITNSGSRQQLVSACLIRQSDARTGTGSNVAASMADGGQTPPAVCKPDNAEARALKVAALVRQRRCPRSDCAAGHADHPRPFGFGYRIYQPATVLHRGHHAAYAAAQRIVQSPRLPRGLHLRP, from the coding sequence ATGACCAAACAATACACACTAGACTTGAGATACAAACAAATCGGCGACCTGTTCGCCGGCGGCGGCGGCGCAAGCTGCGCCATCGAACAGGCCACCGGCCTGTATGTGGACTTTGCCGTCAACCATGACGGACAGGCCGTCTCCATGCACGCCGCCAACCATCCGCAGACGATACACTACCAAACCGATGTGTACGAGGTTGACCCGTATTTGGCCTGTCGCGGCCGCCCGGTCGGTCTGCTGCACCTCAGCCCCGACTGCACGCACCTCAGCCCCGACTGCACGCACCTCAGCCCCGACTGCACGCACCTCAGCCCCGACTGCACGCACCACAGCCAGGCCGCAGGCGGCCAGCCGCGTGACAATGCAACCCGTTCTTTGAGTTGGGTAGGCAAGCATTGGGCGGCGCAGGTGCGGCCGGACATCATCACGCTCGAAAACGTCGAGCAGATTACCCGTTGGGGCCGGTTGGTGGCCAAACGCGACAAGGCTACCGGACGCGTGATTAAGTTGGATAAAACCGTGGCGGCTCCCGGCGAGCGGGTACCGGTGCAGCAACAATACCTGGTGCCCGACCCCAAACACGCGGGGGAGCGGTGGCGGAAGTTTATCCGCGAGCTGGAAAAGCTCGGCTACACCGTAGAGTGGCGGACGCTGGTAGCCGCCGACTACGGCGCACCCACCACCCGCAAACGGCTGTTTATGGTGGCCCGCTGCGACGGACAGCCGATTGTATGGCCGGAACCGACCCACTATAAGAACCCGAAAAAGGGGCAGCAGAAATGGCGTTCCGCCGCCGAATGTATTGATTGGTCGGTGTCGGGCAAATCCATCTTCGGGCGCGAAAAACCGCCGGCCGAAGCCACTATGCGCCGGATTGCCGGGGGCATCAGAAAGTTTGTCCTGGATAACCCCGAACCTTTTATCGTCAAATTCCGTAGCGGCAGCGCGGGAAGTGCCATTGACCAACCGCTACCCGCCATTACCGGCGGCGGCCATCCCAAACGCCCTGCCGGCGGCGCGCACGCTTTAGATGTGGCGGAACCGATACTTGCCCCTATCGTAACCACCCGCAGCCACGGAGATGACAGCAAACGGTGGGGACATGGCAGTAAATCGGTGCATGAACCGTTCGGAACCATTTGCGCCCAAGTCAACGGCGACCATAGTTACGTTTCTGCCGTGCTGGTTAACGCTGCTCACGGGGAGGGAAGCGGCCGCACCAAACGGCGCGGTATCGGCAGCCGCGACATCACCGATGCCCTCGGCACCGTAACCGCCTCCGGTTGCGGCGGCCACGCGGTCGCAGCGGCCTATCTGATGCAGGCCAACGGCGGCTTTAATACCGTTCCCGGTAAAGAAGCCTCCGAGCCGATGACCACCATTACCAACAGCGGCAGCCGGCAGCAGTTGGTATCGGCCTGCCTGATACGGCAATCCGATGCCCGCACCGGCACCGGCAGCAACGTTGCCGCATCGATGGCCGATGGCGGTCAAACACCGCCGGCCGTCTGTAAACCGGATAACGCCGAAGCGCGCGCCCTCAAAGTGGCCGCACTAGTACGGCAACGGCGATGCCCGCGATCTGACTGCGCCGCCGGGCACGCTGACCACCCAAGACCGTTTGGCTTTGGTTACCGTATATATCAACCGGCAACCGTACTACATCGTGGACATCACGCTGCGTATGCTGCTGCCCAAAGAATTGTACAAAGCCCAAGGCTTCCCCGAGGATTACATCTTCGACCGTGA
- the mobC gene encoding plasmid mobilization relaxosome protein MobC, which translates to MPEISVYGLSREEIDNLTSLARQRYGKASVSWMAKRLLQEQLAKEEPEAVKLPPPKRGRRITLRLPDKERAWLETAAVLYRSSINDVARDIIRSHICRHPMPSAHEADVLAQSNYQLVMIGRNLNQIARRLNAGENVSLSGRQITELKKFIDAHVGKVNHVLQTNRRRRRE; encoded by the coding sequence ATGCCTGAAATCAGTGTCTACGGGTTAAGCCGTGAAGAAATAGATAACCTCACTTCACTAGCCAGGCAGCGATATGGCAAAGCGAGTGTCTCATGGATGGCAAAACGGCTTTTACAAGAACAGTTGGCAAAAGAAGAACCTGAAGCGGTCAAACTGCCGCCGCCCAAGCGCGGCAGGCGGATAACCCTGCGCCTGCCCGACAAAGAACGCGCATGGCTCGAAACTGCCGCCGTGCTGTACCGCAGCAGCATCAACGATGTGGCGCGCGACATTATCCGGTCGCATATCTGCCGCCACCCGATGCCGTCTGCCCATGAGGCCGATGTGTTGGCGCAGTCCAACTACCAACTGGTCATGATAGGCCGCAACCTCAACCAAATCGCCCGCCGTCTGAATGCGGGCGAAAACGTTTCTTTGAGTGGCCGGCAGATTACCGAACTGAAAAAGTTCATTGATGCCCATGTCGGCAAAGTCAACCATGTGCTGCAAACCAACCGCCGCCGCAGGCGGGAATAA
- a CDS encoding type II toxin-antitoxin system PemK/MazF family toxin, with product MYIPDKGDIIHLRFDPASGKEMKGGHFALVLTPKAFNKAVGLVFACPISQGQASAARGMLSTLLGAGTHTQGNIHCHQLKSLDWRERKAALKEKVPDYVLQDVLSRIEAILELD from the coding sequence ATGTATATACCGGACAAGGGCGATATTATCCATCTTCGATTTGATCCCGCATCGGGAAAAGAAATGAAAGGCGGTCATTTTGCTTTGGTGCTGACCCCGAAAGCATTCAATAAAGCTGTAGGGCTGGTTTTTGCCTGCCCCATATCCCAAGGGCAGGCATCGGCGGCACGCGGTATGCTTTCTACATTGCTTGGGGCGGGGACGCACACTCAGGGCAATATTCATTGCCACCAGCTGAAATCGCTGGATTGGAGAGAGCGCAAAGCAGCGCTCAAAGAGAAAGTGCCTGATTATGTATTGCAGGATGTTTTATCCCGCATTGAGGCTATTTTGGAGCTTGATTGA
- a CDS encoding type II toxin-antitoxin system VapC family toxin: MILLDTNVISEPLRPQPQASVTAWLDRQPVEALYLSAITVAELRFGIAILPDGRKKQLLSERLEQAVLPLFGERILDFGIEAAAAYAQVRAKARAAGYAVAAADGYIAAIARAHDFAVATRDISPFAAAGLSVINPFQE; encoded by the coding sequence ATGATTCTGCTCGATACCAATGTGATTTCCGAACCGCTGCGGCCGCAGCCGCAGGCATCCGTAACCGCATGGTTGGACCGGCAGCCCGTTGAAGCGTTGTACTTGTCGGCCATCACCGTAGCAGAACTGCGTTTCGGCATTGCCATCCTGCCGGACGGCAGGAAAAAGCAATTGCTGTCCGAGCGGCTGGAGCAGGCCGTTCTCCCTTTGTTTGGGGAACGTATTTTAGATTTCGGCATTGAAGCCGCTGCCGCATATGCCCAAGTCCGCGCAAAAGCACGGGCCGCCGGTTATGCTGTTGCCGCCGCCGACGGCTATATCGCCGCCATTGCCCGGGCACATGATTTTGCAGTTGCAACACGCGACATCTCGCCGTTTGCCGCTGCCGGGCTTTCAGTCATCAATCCCTTTCAAGAATGA
- a CDS encoding helix-turn-helix domain-containing protein, translated as MKTYDVTEAAAYCKCHPETIREHIRAGRLNASKPGRKYCITQPALDAFLHDSENDAVQASLGNRSEEQCRFTNATTAYGMPISIRRTVSALDARLEQNVKRRHKSITIN; from the coding sequence GTGAAAACCTACGATGTAACCGAAGCGGCGGCCTACTGCAAATGCCATCCCGAAACGATACGGGAGCATATCCGCGCAGGCCGTCTGAACGCCTCAAAGCCCGGGCGGAAATACTGCATTACCCAGCCTGCCCTTGACGCTTTTCTGCATGATTCGGAAAATGATGCCGTGCAGGCATCGCTCGGAAACAGGAGTGAAGAACAATGCCGATTTACAAACGCAACAACGGCATATGGTATGCCGATATCTATTCGCCGGACGGTAAGCGCATTAGATGCTCGACTGGAACAAAATGTGAAAAGGAGGCACAAGAGTATCACGATAAACTGA
- a CDS encoding DNA-methyltransferase, with the protein MRRHDRQSALYTGDCRQILPALAAQGIKVQTCITSPPYYGLRDYGCAGQIGLEPTVAEYIDNLVQVFRLVRDVPADDGTLWLNLGDSYAGSGKSSNTGGSPFSGYQDSFQTSTQLTGRLKAHGFNEVKTAPLSDGLKVKDLIGIPWRVALALQADGWYLRQDIIWHKTNPMPESVTDRCARAHEYLFLLSKNSRYCFDHEAIREPSDSYERPGADRQHDFCRAKGKYTATPNPGQRATQHRSNREHTPARPLRNKRSVWPVATVAARHDHLAAFPPKLVEPCILAGSRPGDVVLDPFSGSGTVAETANRLGRRWIGIELNPAFADLHGQRTAQQAIGF; encoded by the coding sequence ATGAGACGACACGACCGTCAATCCGCCCTATACACCGGCGACTGCCGGCAGATTCTGCCCGCGCTGGCCGCCCAAGGCATAAAGGTGCAAACCTGTATCACCTCGCCGCCGTATTACGGCCTGCGCGATTACGGCTGTGCGGGGCAAATCGGCTTGGAGCCGACCGTGGCAGAATATATCGATAACTTGGTGCAAGTATTCCGCCTGGTGCGCGATGTGCCGGCCGATGACGGCACCTTGTGGCTCAACCTCGGCGACAGCTATGCGGGCAGCGGCAAAAGCAGCAACACCGGCGGCAGCCCGTTTAGCGGGTATCAAGATTCATTTCAGACAAGCACCCAACTGACAGGCCGTCTGAAAGCACACGGCTTCAACGAAGTTAAAACCGCTCCTCTTTCAGACGGCCTCAAAGTCAAAGACCTGATCGGCATTCCGTGGCGCGTTGCCCTGGCTTTGCAGGCAGACGGTTGGTATCTGCGCCAAGACATCATTTGGCACAAAACCAACCCCATGCCCGAATCCGTTACCGACCGCTGCGCCCGCGCTCATGAATACCTGTTCCTGCTTTCCAAAAACAGCCGTTATTGCTTCGACCATGAGGCCATCCGCGAACCTTCAGACAGCTACGAACGCCCCGGTGCAGACCGGCAGCATGATTTTTGCCGCGCAAAGGGAAAATACACCGCAACCCCCAATCCCGGTCAACGTGCAACCCAACACCGCAGCAACCGCGAGCATACGCCCGCACGGCCGTTACGCAACAAACGCAGCGTATGGCCGGTTGCTACCGTTGCCGCCCGCCACGACCATTTGGCCGCCTTCCCGCCGAAGCTGGTCGAGCCGTGCATTTTGGCCGGCTCCCGCCCGGGCGATGTGGTGCTCGATCCGTTTTCGGGCAGCGGCACAGTGGCGGAAACGGCCAACCGCCTGGGGCGGCGCTGGATAGGCATTGAGTTAAACCCCGCTTTCGCCGATTTGCACGGACAACGGACGGCGCAGCAGGCAATCGGTTTTTAA
- a CDS encoding phosphoglycerate kinase — MGLDMYGYTMRAEFAGERQTDVMPATEEEREQAQLADIAYWRKFNHLHGWMEKLYREKGGVEVFNCRTVRLELDDLERLERALANNELEYTPGCFFGGKEIYPEDITETEKFIAAARAALANGLAVFYDSWW; from the coding sequence ATGGGATTGGACATGTACGGCTATACCATGCGCGCAGAGTTTGCGGGCGAGCGGCAAACCGATGTGATGCCGGCCACCGAAGAAGAGCGCGAACAAGCGCAGCTTGCCGATATTGCCTATTGGCGCAAGTTCAACCACCTGCACGGGTGGATGGAAAAGCTGTATCGGGAAAAAGGCGGGGTTGAGGTGTTTAACTGCCGCACCGTCAGGCTGGAGCTTGACGACTTGGAACGGTTGGAGCGGGCTTTGGCAAACAACGAATTGGAATATACGCCGGGCTGTTTCTTCGGCGGGAAGGAGATTTACCCCGAAGATATCACGGAAACCGAGAAATTCATTGCCGCCGCCCGCGCGGCTTTGGCTAACGGTTTGGCCGTCTTTTACGACAGTTGGTGGTAG
- a CDS encoding Cro/CI family transcriptional regulator, with translation MRTRNVIAFYGTKIAVARALGISPSAVTQWQEMVPEKQAYRIQILTGGKLKMNPRLYQTVRVQKVKEYK, from the coding sequence ATGCGAACAAGAAATGTTATTGCCTTTTACGGAACAAAAATAGCGGTTGCAAGGGCTCTAGGTATCAGTCCATCGGCTGTAACACAATGGCAGGAAATGGTTCCGGAAAAGCAAGCTTATCGAATCCAAATACTTACTGGCGGTAAATTGAAAATGAACCCACGCTTATATCAGACAGTACGGGTTCAAAAAGTAAAAGAGTACAAGTAA
- a CDS encoding CopG family ribbon-helix-helix protein, with protein MKTQSAPVAVKLTPETKERLRIVAEQQDRSIHWLMKEAVNQFLDREESKAALRAAADESWRHYQETGAGMALEKANDWMDQIISGKKAKPLECR; from the coding sequence ATGAAAACCCAGTCTGCACCGGTAGCAGTGAAACTGACACCGGAAACCAAAGAACGGTTGAGGATCGTGGCTGAACAACAGGACCGTTCGATTCATTGGTTGATGAAAGAGGCGGTGAATCAGTTTCTTGACCGGGAAGAAAGCAAAGCGGCATTGAGAGCGGCCGCAGACGAGTCATGGCGGCATTATCAGGAAACGGGAGCGGGCATGGCGCTTGAAAAAGCGAATGACTGGATGGATCAGATCATCAGCGGCAAGAAAGCGAAGCCGTTGGAATGCAGGTGA
- a CDS encoding FitA-like ribbon-helix-helix domain-containing protein: MPSITVRNLSEETHRALKARAAAAGRSTEAEIRLILDQTANPPQRVRLGSLLSGIGREVGGVDFDIERKPEPETKL, from the coding sequence ATGCCGTCTATTACTGTAAGAAACCTGTCTGAAGAAACCCATCGTGCCCTCAAAGCACGCGCGGCGGCCGCCGGGCGCAGCACCGAAGCGGAAATCCGGCTGATTTTGGATCAGACGGCAAATCCGCCGCAACGCGTCCGTCTCGGTTCGCTTTTGTCCGGTATCGGCCGCGAAGTCGGCGGGGTGGATTTCGATATTGAAAGAAAACCCGAACCGGAGACCAAACTCTGA
- a CDS encoding DNA methyltransferase encodes MYKAQGFPEDYIFDRDHTGKPLTKTAQVRMCGNSVSPPPMAALIRANYRPEAVFAGQQAA; translated from the coding sequence TTGTACAAAGCCCAAGGCTTCCCCGAGGATTACATCTTCGACCGTGACCATACCGGCAAACCACTGACCAAAACCGCCCAAGTGCGGATGTGCGGCAACTCCGTATCGCCGCCGCCGATGGCCGCGCTGATACGCGCGAATTACCGCCCCGAAGCAGTATTTGCCGGACAACAGGCAGCCTGA